In Caretta caretta isolate rCarCar2 chromosome 15, rCarCar1.hap1, whole genome shotgun sequence, the genomic stretch GCACCAGCTCCCCTGGGAGTCTCTTCTTCTGCCCAAAgtttgccaatgggagctgtgcgtgCTCAGACCCTTTGAGGACACAGGTGTAGGTGCCCATTCTTCAGCCCAGCTCTGGCCTGGGACCACTCTGGCCTGACACACAAGGACAATCCATTCTCCCTGTTCACCAAGCCCCAGGCTTCCCACTGATTGATCACAAGCATGGCCGGCCGGGGAGCCACTGAAGTCACAGAGATGCTCATGACCCACTTGGCCAACTCATAACGATGGAGGTGAACAATGCTGAGCATGTCCCCGctggcccctgcagccccagctagCCAGGAAAAGACCTACCGTACTCCCTACTGTGAATGCTGGAGGAGGGGGACTCCTCATCTTCCGGGTCGGACACATGCTCTGGAGGAGACGAGAGAATAGGGAGGTGGGTATGTTTGAAGGAGCTCGAGAGTGTGAGTGGTTTGTGGGGACCTAAGAGGCCTGATTAGTCCCCTGCATAGCAGCTCCCTTACCTGGCTGTCCAGAGCCAGCAGTGGACAACCCTTCCCCACGCTGTCTCCTGTGAATCCATGTGCAGATCACAACTGTTAGAACGTAGAAGATGTACAGCCCGAGGTAGCCTGGCCAGAGGGTgagagagggggggaaatagCTTCACTTTCAGCCTCCCCTGCCCATGCAGCCCCCCTCAGCCATAAGATCTcactctccaccagctgccccctTGCACTCATCAAAAGCGCTCCCACTGGTGGTGGTGATGGCCACAGGCTCTCTGCCCGCCAGATCTGCCTGCTGCAGGCCGGTGACTTACTCAGCGCCCCCGCCAGGGTGATCCTCCGGAAGTACAGCATTGTGAAGGTCAGGAACACGGCCACCATGTAGAAGACAGTGTCCCTGAGGAACGGCCTGGAGGCCACCGTGAAGGGCTTGAGCAGGGCGATCCCGCCGGCCACCACTGTGGTCACAAACACGCCTGCGCCTGTGAACACACACAGGGCCAAGTCAGCACCACTGGACAGCTGGCAGGAGACCCTCTCCCACCCGGCTCCCTGGCACTAAACCGCTGGCTACCTCCTGCTGCACTGGCAAGTTTGTGTGTGGGCAGCTGGAGAATGGATCCCACCCGGCTCCCTGGCACTAAACCGCTGGCTACCTCCTGCTGCACTGGCAAGTTTGTGTGTGGGCAGCTGGAGAATGGAACACACCTGGCATCAAGCCCAGGATGGAGGGACTGGGTTGCAAAGCCACGACGGAGTTCCTGCTGCCTCCTGGGACGAGACCTGTCCGAGTGAAGAGCTGACAAGCACTCTGACCCTACAGCACCACCTGCTGGCCACGCCCTGCATCAGCACCAACAATGACCTCAGGAGGCCACCCCGCTTAGTAGAGAATGGAGCTGGCGGGACAAAAGTAGGGACACCATGCCCAATGCATAAGGATAGTCTATGCTGAGATGCTCGGGGCGAGGGAGAGTTGGTTAGCAAGGCACCATGCAGCAGGCTGGTGCTATGAAATCATCGGGCCTGGAACGGACCCAGGGAAAGTACCCCAGGAAGGAAGCTAGGCCATGGGCAGTAGAGGGTGGAGATGTGCATGGAGAGGGACTGGGGGTCCTTGAGGAGTGGGAGGTGCTGTTCCATACCAAAGAGGGCGCCGATAGCCAGCCCGGCAGTCCGGGGGTCAGAGAAAGCCACCACCGCACTGAAGACATCAGGTGCTCCATTCCCAAAGGCCAGGAAGGTGACACCATGGAGACAAGAACGtcaaggaatcatagaagattagggttggaagagacctcaggaggttacctagtccaaccccctgttcaaagcaggaccaacaccaactaaatcatcccagccagggttttgtcaagctgggtcttaaaaacctctaaggatggagattccaccacctccctaggtgacccattccagtgcttcaccacacttcTAGTGgaagtgttttctaatatccaacctagacctcccgcactccacttgagaccattactccttgttctgtcatctgccaccactaacagctgagctctatcctctttggaacctcccttcaggtagttgaaagctgccctcaaatcccccctcacttttctgcagactaaataacgcTAGGAAGGGCTGTCACTTCACTGTCTccaatctcttcccctccctcgcTCCCACCATGTGCAGATAAGCAGGCCCCGGGCACGCAGGGAGTTGCATTGAGGACAGCTCTGCTGCCTGCTCCAGCAATCCGGGCCCTTCCTGAGCAATGCCCATGGGGGGAGGCAATCTGGTCTAGCGTGCAGCACGCTGGACTGGGAACTAGGAGCTCCAGGTTGCACTCCCCATGCTGTCACTGGCCGACTGGGTGACACCGGGCAAGtgacttctgtgcctcagttatcccttctgtaaactggggataatgcTGCAGCCCTCCTTTGGGAAACGTATCTCTGGATGGAAGCTGCAACagaagtgcaggggactggagcgTGACACTGCCACAGCAATCAGAGCTGCACAGCCCCTGGCCTGGCTCTACATGAGAATCTGGAAAGTGCTGCCCTAGCTCTGCTTCCATGGGAGTCCAGGGCAAAACTCAACCCTGGcttcaaagggagcagagctAGAGTCAGACCGGCACTGAGGCCTTTTGCAAATCCCCTGCCCCCTTACGATCTCTTGGCCGTAGATCTCAACTCTTTGCACAGGATGGTGAACAGCAGCCAAGACTTTATTGCACCTGGACTCCTAGAGGCCACCCACTCTTACCTaccagctcctggctcacaggtTAGTCCTTGGGCTAGCCCAGGTAATGAAGGTTAATGTTCTAATGGGCTCTCCCCAAACAATCATTTCCATGGCTTGGAAAATTTATCCAACAGCTCTTGGCTTTGGCCAGGTGGCCCCTTCCAGCACAGCCCTGGCACGAATGCCCCCCTCACCCATAACACAGCAGAGTCAGGGCTGGTCTCCCACTACCTCCCTCTCTGTCCGTTCCCAGCACGTTTCACTTCCTCAGGCGCTTCCCCCACGTTCTTGCAGTTGCTCTGTGGTTGAAGCTGGCCCTCACtggtttccctccccccagcccacagAAAGATCAATTCTCCTAGCCTTTGTGCCCCTGGGAGAGGGGTGAGCGGAAGGATACTGCTACGTTGTGGGCCAGTCTCAGATTGGTGGAGATCGCAGATAAGTTGGGGCAAAAGCTGGAAAGAGAAGGCAAACGCAGGTACAATAGAATGATTCACAAGTCCTGGAGCCACCGTGGGGACAATCCAGTCTGTTCAGCAATGAGTGAAGGCCAAGGCTTGTCACAGGCAGGCGCTGGTTACCCTGGCTCCAGCCAGTGAGGGGTAAACAAGGTGCTGGAGAAAGCTCCTGTGCCCCAGTGCATAGACTCCCCTGCTGCTACTCCAGTACcagcctccctccacccccagctctgctgatgcccctcagtcctaacctgcagccccctggcaTTGCCGCCTTGCAGCTTAAGTGCACACCAACAGGCCCGAGGGTCCTCAACAGAGCCCATCAACCTCATTTGGGCTGTGACTTAGTTTAAGGGCCCACATCTCCGTAGGTGACTGCTGACAGAGCAGGAGTCAGACACTGCCAGCAGAGCACAGATCTGAAATCCCTCTCTCAGGCAGACAGAGGCACACCAAAGGGGGCCATGCCTGGGAAATGAGGGTTTGAGGCAGCTCTTGCCACTACTGCATCCAGGATAGGGGTTGCAGGGAGCATAACCACACTGCTGGCCACTAGAACGGGTCAGTTTCTAGCCCTGCTCAGGCCTTAATGTTGGCTAGACAGAGAAGTGAAGCTGTCCGGACTGCGCGAGGCTGGGGGGAGTTCTCTGCCCGCAGCACCCCGCTCCCTCTTAGGGGAGGAACCGGGCCGAGCAGCTACTCACAACTTCTCAGCTGTCACTCCGAGGATGAGAAACAGATACAGCAGCCAGAGCGCCTGCAATAAGCCAACGGCGAATTAGCAaagggcaggacaggggcaaaGATGAAACTCAGGGACTTCTGAGTAATCCCCCCAAAACAGCAGCGGGAGAAAACGTGGGCAGGGAGAAGCTACTAATGTTCGACACTTAGCTGGACCCAGCCTCTCCTTGTGACTCTCCCTGCTCACCCCTGGGTGTCCATAGGACGAGGGGGCAAGGTCCCACCATGGTGTGTAATGCCCTGCCTATCTGTAAAACTTGCCACCTCCTTGCCAGTTGGTGAGTCACTTCTTCCCTCCAGATCTCCCTTCACAACCTTCCCTCAATCCCTCCCTGCAGGGCCTCCCCCTCTCtatccccccgtccccccagcaCGAAGATCCTTACGTATAAGGTCACCACCAGCGGCAGAAGGGCCGAGGGGAAGACACAGAAGATCCCGTCCAGGTAGTTGAGGAAGCCGCTGTCCATTTGGCAGTCCGGGTTGGTCTGGATGAAGTGGCACCACTCAGAGCTGTTCCGGGTCCGCACTTCCTGGCACTGACAACAGAGAAGGAGTCATGAGTCAATTGCCAGCCACACGCTCTGGAAAGCCAGCGTGCAGCTGAGGCCTACCCTCAAaagcaggctggctggctgcctgggcaCTCTGAGCTGGTAGGCAAATGGCTGTAGGATGGTGTTTGTTGCCCTGTAGTATTATGCTCATTAAGAGGCAGCATAGCCTAGTGGGTATGGTACTGGCTTGtgggctcaggagacctgggttctattcctggctctgactctaACCTGCTgcgtgactttgagcaagtcacttcctctttctgtgcctcagtttccccacctgtaaaatggggataatgatagtgGCTTCTCTTTAAGTGCTTTGATTTCTAGGGCAGTGGGGagtgaacctgggacctctgaatcTTAACCCATGAGCCTCTGCTGCTGGTATGacgtattatttgtattatcgtagtgcctaggagctgtctcagtcatggatcaggactccCTTGagctaggcgctgtacacacacagaaaggAAAGACCATCCCCGTagggggacagaacaccaccctGAGTGGGTGTTGGTCATACATATGCCAGAGAAAGGAACCAGGTCTGTAACTAGGCAACGGGAGGAAGTGAGCTGCACTCAGGTTCCCCGACATCGTGGTATTTCTAGGGCAGACTGGTCCTGATGAGACTTTTTCACCCTCCGAGCTCCCGTCTGGGTAGAGGAATTTCTTAAATTCTTCCAGCACTGGCCTCATAGGGTCATTACACACACCCACGCTCTCTCTCTGAAGGACTGTTGTGCCAGCCAGAACACACTGAGTGACTCTGGGGCAGCCCTTTGGGCAACACCAGGTAGGGGCAGGGCATGTTCCCCACTCTTCGCACGTCAGTGGAGAGTGTGAACACGGGGAATGCTGGGGTGTTTTTGCCTATCCTGGAGCATGCAATGCCCCTTTGGAATACAATGAGCAACTAAGGGGAAGCCAGAACTCTGACATTGTGACATGAGTGCAGTCTGCCTGGCTTCTGGTGTTTTAACCACCCTGCCACCTGGAGACCTGCTGGGTTAGAAAGTCCTCAATGTAGACAGGATAATCCAGGCAGAGCTGTGTTTAGAGCCTGCATCCAGCCAGAAACTCCTGCACAAAGATAAAGGTGACCGGGGCATTAACCTCCCAGCCTCCTTATTCACCATTTAAATACAATTCCAGCATCCTTAATCATCTGATCCCATCTCAGAAACACCCAGCTGATGTGCGGGGTTAGGCAGGCCCAGCACTGCCTGGCCTGACTGCATTCCCACACGTGCGGGGAGCAGCCAGTCACATATCGGTTTGATTCATTCATAAGTTACAGGGTTGCTGCAGTCCTGAGGACTAAGGGCAGAAACCAAGCCACCTGGTTCAGTCAAAATGGGGCAGAAGGCCTAAAAGTGAGTCACCACGGCGCCTGGGTCTGCACTGGCAGTCTGCTATTACAGGGTAATACTTCGCTCTTACTTAGCTCCTCCCATCAGTAGATCCCAAAGGTTAGTATctttattcccactttacagatggggaaacagacagcTGGCCTCCACTATAAAATTAGATCGACCCAGCTCCCTCACTTGGGGGAAGAAGGGGTTCACATccttgagtgatgtagttacATTGGCCTAACCCTTGATGTAAGCAGTGTTCAGAtggcagaagaattctttcattgacctagctacccCCTCCACTGGAGGTGGATTAACCACAGCGACCGGAGCACCCCTCCCTTCTAGgcagggaatgtctacacagaagtgctgcagctgtagcatttcaaatgtACATAAGCCCTGAGACACAGAGgggaactgacttgcccaaggtcactcagcaggtcagagccaagaacagaacccaggtctcccgcaTCACAGCCCTCTATCCACTTTGCCACCCGCAGCGAGGTCAGCCCCACTGGGCTTTGAACTCCTGGTTTTATCATTTCAAACCTTACATTTGGCCCTGTAAGCCATCCTCTGTGGCTTTATAGAGCTGCATGAATCTTGGTGTCTTTGGTATGAAAATGTCATGGCAGGGGGACGTAGGGAAGACTAAAGAAAGTACACGCCCGGTCCGCTCTGCCTCATGCCCATCACCACAAAGGAAGAACTGCACTGATTTGTTTTCAGCTGCTGAGTTAagctgctctggggagggaaGGCTGCCTACAGTCAGTAAGTCCTGAGCTAGTGCTAGATGCTAATGAACTGAATCAAactggaaaggagtacttgtagcaccttagagactaaccaatttatttgagcctctaaggtgccacaagtactccttttctttttgcgaatacagactaacacggctgttcctctgaaatgaatcaaactgGATAGCCCAAGGTAACTGTCAGAAGAGATCAAGCTCCTAGGAATTCCCATAAGTCTGTGGATGCTGCTGGCATCCTTTCCAAGTCTTTCCTCATCAGAGAGGCCAGGATGAATGCacagctctctccctctctgctccacAAGGACAGTTTCTGCTGGGGATCTTCAAAAACCATCAGGAGCCATCAGCCGTAAGGCGATGGATGGATTTCTAGCCATGTGCTCAGCCAGCAAGACCAAGAGTTTGCAGAATGCCATCCTGCAACAGCACCGCTTTAAAAGGGGCAGTGGTCTTGCAAATCCGGAGAGCTAGACTCGGATCTGTGCTTTCCAGTGGCATAAAGCATTTGTCTCGGGCCTGGCTCTGTCTTGAGATAAGAAACTTTAATCCCATCAGTTTGATTACTATCTTCCTTCCATGTTAACACCCTAGGGATTACAGCAGTGGGTGTTCTAGGAACCCCCAGATATAGAAACTAATGCTCCATACCCTCCAAAAGCAGCATGTAACCCCAGCCTTTACAATTGCTTTTACTAATACTACCCTGGATCTCCCCGAGTCGGATTGTCTTGAAAATTGCCAAGTGTACATGTGGATTTTACCACATTTGGAAAAATCCTGTGCTTGACAGAACGCTGGTGGTAACTTTAGCTACCCCCACCGCCGATAACGGAGGAACAGCGTTCACTTCCGCTCACCAGCAGTTTCAGAGCAACTTCCTGACAAAAAGCACATGGAAAGACTGTGGCAAAAGGCCCTGGCTTGCcaaacaagcattaaaaaaacaaaacgaaacagGATCAGCAAATTTCTGCAACTGATAGCCTTGGaccagtgtggggggaggggaacgtcCAGCCAAGGGAGGGGCTGGATACACAGCCCCTAGAGCGCTAGACTACCTGCCCCAGCACTGGCCAGCCTGGGGAATTCATAACGCTGTAATTCATGGAGATGTATTCCTATGACTAGGTTAATGATGGCTAACGCCAAAGCATTAATGTGCTGTTGGGAAGCAATTGCATtgctccccagcagcctgtctcaATCATTTCCTCTCCTTAATGGCATAATATTACACCGCACTCTAACAAATCGGTAAATGGAACCTCTGCTTGGCTGGCTGCTCCCTGGGTCTGACATCAATATGGTGAATCAGCAGGGAGTGCCTAAAAACACTGTGACTGAATCAAGCAGGACAGGTAAATATGTTAATGAGCTTTGACCAGAACCAGCTTTCCTTCCCTCCAGGCCTCTCTACACGGGGATTGTGTGCAGGGGCAGGTCACTCACCCTTCCCTTGTATCCTATCACTCATTTATTTACAAGCATGAACATTGACCTCACTTCTCTTATTAATACAGATGTGATACATGCAGTGCCCAGTCAGTATCCTGCCGGCTCACTTGCCCATGACAACTTCTGGATAGGTGCAGGCACAAATGTCTTTCCTCAGTTTGTCTTCGAACTGCAAATGCTGCCCTTGCTTCCAGATAATCTCTCCTGGTCTCTGCAATCCAAGTGCAGCACGGCTGATGCACCAGGATAATAATACCAGCTCTTAGCTAGTGCTTTCCATCCGTatatctcagagcactttacaaacaggtCAGGTTTTAGAGACCCAGTGAAGACCTGTAAAAGTCCCACCCCTATGTTTTGCTGGGGCAATTTCATCCTCTGGAGGAGACACATTAGGTACCACAGGGAGGGATGTATTATACATGCACTAGAAGTTATTCTCAGCTGATGCCAATGtggctctgctgatttacaccagcttagaATCTGGCCCCAGATCTTTAACATCCTGAGGAAGTTTTCTAACACTTTTCTAGTGCTCTGTCAATGTGAACTATCCCTGTACCCAAACATCTCAGATACTTACATCTACAGGCCTGCCCTGGTGCTTGGCATCCCGGATGCCATCAGACTCCCTCCGGATTTCCAATAGGGGGGGCATTCGGCTCCCAACACCCCGTGATCGTGGTGATCCAGCGTCAGGTCCTGAAGTACCAGCACCGCAGCTCAGCATCCAAAGCACACCCAGAATGCAGAAAGCCCTCCCACTCGCAGGCCACAGGGCCATCCCGATGCAGCGTCTGGGTTCACTGCACCTCGTTCTCACCCTAAAGCCAGACCCTTGGGTTAGGACACCTCAGCTTCTCTTCCTGGATCAGTTGCCGCCAACATCTGTTTCCTTGGGTGTCTCGGTTTGTTTGGTAAATTTTGCAAGCTGGGACGTTTCAGCCGTTGATGGAAATAGAGAAGTAACACAGGGGCTAATGAATGTTTTTTACCGCTGCAATGCCTGGGATTCTTTTATGCACCGCTTTCCTTGCggaaagaaaaaaggcaaagaaaCTAACGTAGGCAGAGCTCCTTAACTCCACTTTCAGCATCCATGCAAGAGCCAAAGATGAACAAATACAAACACAGggaagttttttggtttttttttaaatactacagCAGAAGTAAAACAGGCAGAATGTCCTCACCATCAAACCAACACTGTCTTTTCCACAGCATGccaggaaaggcagctggctcCTGTCTGAACAGCACCACGATCCTTTTGCAGGAACACAGAgcgggctgggggggcggagtcACAGCCTGGCTTCCCTGCCTTGTTCCTTCTCATTTGAAGTTGGCAGCGACTGGGGGGGGCTTCGGCACCTTGCAGCACAGGGGAGTGCTGTCGGGCTGGGTGTTTATATACAGGCTGCAGAACGCCTCAGGGAGGCGAAGGATTAAAaggaaaaatctggcccttccaGCTTGAAAGGTGTCATCAAAGCCTATGGGATTTTCTTCCTTTCCAGGTCTTGCCAAATCCCACCCTCAGCACGCCGGGGAGTAAAcaaggctggaggggaggggggcggcggCGGTTGTTTCAACCATCCATGACCCAAGTCGCCCCCACTTCAGGATAAAACTTGGATATTGCAAAAGCTGAACCGGGCTACCCCTGAGCTCACTGGCTTTGGAGCCTGGGCCGCGGCCACGAGGGCACCCGGCCCGGGGAAGCTCTGGCACGTTTAAGCCAGGCCATAAACTTTGCAAATACGAACCCCCAGGACAGGAGCgagcctccctccctgcaatGGACTTCGCTTCCCCCCGCAGAGGCGGCTCCCAGGGGCGAGCTTTCAATCCCTGCACGCTGGCTTCCTGCGAGGGGCCGGTGTTTGGCCTGCGGCGGCTGAGCTGGGCTAATATGTGTCCAGGCGGCTCATTCCCCGCGAGCAAACAAGCAGCTACCCCCTCCGCCTCTTTCCTCCCCAGACTCTGCCAGGGCCAGCCTCTCTTAAAGAGACAGGCTCCTTTTTCCCCTTGAACAGACTGAGATTTTCCTCTCGCTTGGTGTCGCCCCCCCAGATCTCCACAAGGACTTTGAACAGAAATATCTGGGGGGAGTCATGCATCTGGAATTTAATAACGTTCCTCTTTACGCCTCCCCCATTCCTCTTCTAATAATCACCTTAGCCACCTCAGCCTGCTTCACAAAGGTGGGTCAATATCAACATCCTCCTTctcatgaggaaactgaggcacagagaggggcactGGTGACAGCAGGTAGGtagccagtgacagagctggggatggcatTTGAGCAGATTGGAGATGCACAGGGAACAGTTTTCCCATCCAGTCACATTTCTGAGATTTTGGAAATTTTTCCCATCCCAACATGGGACGAAATAtctaaattttgaaaattttcatagaCTGAAAATCCCCCCCAAAAAGTTGGTTCAGGTcaatccaaatgttttgtttggatttcaaccatttttttttaaatactataaTTAGTTTACATTTTGAATCAGAACGTTGTTTCAAactggaaaactgaaaaatttcatgtAGAAAATGTTGAAACGGGACATTCCAATGATTTTgaagctttttatttttcaaacattcTTCAAGTTGAGAAATTTGTCAGGACTGACCATTGCCCacgaaaggttttggttttggcaAACTGGCTTTGCCGATGAAAAATTCCCAACTGGCTCTCGCTCTGAGCTTGCAAATGGACAATGGGACTGCTCATTTGAGTAGTTAACGCacttgcaggatcggggcctctCCTACTATACCGGGTCATATTTTAATGAAACCTTACAGTAAACAGAACCTGCCCATAAGGGACTCATAGTGAAACTCCTTTGTTAGGAAGTTAGAATAAAAACCCAGGCTTGCTTCATTGCACTGCAAGGAGCAAATTGCAGCTCTGCTTTGAGGGAAGCTGTGCAAGGAAAAGTCCTGTCAACACTACCCCTACAGATGAGCCAGGAGGGCTTGCTTACAAGATGCTTGAAAGCTACATAGCCAAGATCAAGCTGCAGTCAAACCCTTAAGAGTCCAGGCTTTATTAGCCCGATCATGGCAGTCCAGTGAGGCCCAGTCTATGCTACGGCTTTTAACTGAATTGCATCCAGGATCCGTTCTTGTTGCCGTGACAGAGGAAGGGGGCCTAGGAGGACTCCACCATAGCACATGGTAGGGCAGTTATATTGGAGTGCCTTGCCTCCAGCCTGATTGAATCCCTGACGCCTCAGCCCATCCCAGCTTGCCCAAGCATGGTGGGTGGCTGCCTCTATATGTGTATACACCAGTATATGCAGTACATTCTATGAttatcctgatattctatgattctattctatgattcattcccCATATTAATTACCTGTAGGAGTCCCAGTGACGgcccaaggccccattgtgctaggcgctgcacataGCCACAGATCGATACAGCTTTATGGAGATATACAAGGGGCTGCTAAGCTGTGGAATATGTGTGGTGTTCAGGAGCCACTCCGGGCACAATGTGCTTGAACAAAATCCTCTTTCTTCagtgggagagggatagctcagtggtttgagcattggcctgctaaacccagggttgtgagttcaatccttgagggggccatttagggatctggggcaaaaacttgtggattggtcctgctttaagcagggggttggactagatgacctcttccaaccctgatattctatgattctatgatccagttCCCATGCCTCTGCATAACAGAACATGGGCTTCGGCAGCACCCTTCTCCCCACATTTCCCAGCTAGGAAACTAAACCACAGTTCTCAAGACCCCAGTATGAAATAGGAAGGAAGATTTGGTGTGTCTCATTGAAATGCACTCAAGAAGCCCTGGAAAGACTGCCTAAAAATGCATCCAACATGAGAGTGTCTCCGTGTaaagggcaggcaggggggatgGGTGGGATAATGCCAGTTGGCAGCCAAGCATTTCCTTAATCCGCACCTTTGTCAGGCCAATAAAGTTATTGACACTGAAAACTGTAGAGCCCTTCTGTGAGTCAGCCCTGGTTCCCATCCTCATTCCCCCTTGGAGCTAGCTGTACACTCCTTTCTCCCTTGGGCCAATTTCCTGCTCTCCCCAGTCCTTCAGCTTGTGGAATTTTCACTTGGCTTGCTTTGCACTGCTTTAAGGGCTCTCGGCTTCTGGCTCTGCTGTCTCCCTGAACTCTAGAGGGTGGGGCTGTCAATGTGCGGGGACAGCCTGTCTGAACTAGAGAGGGGTTGTGATTAAGTGTTGTTGTCGCCTGGTCATTAATTCATGCCTCTCCCtatccccctccacccctcacACAGTGCCCTAGTTTTCACAGGTCTGGAGCACATTGAAGAAGCCTGGAATTACTCCAGATAAAATGCAGCATAGTCTCCTAGTGCTGCAGCTCCTCACTTCTTCCTGCATCCAGGTCTGGGTTGGGCAGCCCAGTCCGTTCCTTTGCCCACTAAGGGCAGTAAAATGCTAAATGATAAGTCCCCAAACTCTACTGTGACCCCTAACCTGGGCAGTCACTTGCAGCTAGAATTCCAGATGACTTAGGGGTACAACAGTGCATGCAATCTGTGGGCACGATTTACTACGTGGCTAATTTGCAAGCACAATTACTGTGACCAGATGTGCAAATCAGATCATTTCACAGGATTCTGATCATTTGTGCATCCAATTTGCAAGCTGCTTAGGAACACAGGACTGGAACGGGCCTCCCTGGGT encodes the following:
- the SLC8B1 gene encoding mitochondrial sodium/calcium exchanger protein isoform X3; the protein is MALWPASGRAFCILGVLWMLSCGAGTSGPDAGSPRSRGVGSRMPPLLEIRRESDGIRDAKHQGRPVDCQEVRTRNSSEWCHFIQTNPDCQMDSGFLNYLDGIFCVFPSALLPLVVTLYALWLLYLFLILGVTAEKFFCPNLSAISTNLRLAHNVAGVTFLAFGNGAPDVFSAVVAFSDPRTAGLAIGALFGAGVFVTTVVAGGIALLKPFTVASRPFLRDTVFYMVAVFLTFTMLYFRRITLAGALSYLGLYIFYVLTVVICTWIHRRQRGEGLSTAGSGQPEHVSDPEDEESPSSSIHSREYEEEYRPLLPSEEGTLQILTKSVNPLDRRKWRRKSCYWRFLKVFKMPVEFVMLLTVPVVDPDQEDHNWKRPLNCLHLITSPLVCILTLKSGAYGLYKIQGVFPVWGLGLLIGAFLAAIVFCTTKNEEPPKYHCVFTFLGFLVSALWINTVATEVVNVLRTLGVVFQLSNTVLGLTLLAWGNSIGDTFSDLTMARHGYPRMAFSACFGGIIFNMLVGVGLGCLLQTTSGQLVVKLELDGLLVWILAGALGLSLVFSFILVPAQCFQLGRGYGVCLLLYYLAFLTVALLTEFKVIRLTTL